From one Catenuloplanes nepalensis genomic stretch:
- a CDS encoding GTP-binding protein: MNRKSVKVVVAGGFGTGKTTLVGSVSEIAPLTTEEVLTAPSEGVDDLTGIEDKTRTTVALDFGRITVNSDVVLYLFGTPGQDRFWFIWDELAVGAIGAIVLVDTRRLDASFPAIDYFERRRIPFVAAVNMFFGECPYTEDEIRGALKLNASVPLVWCDARDRQSSKQALIALVKHAMTRLPAGTSAGR, translated from the coding sequence GTGAATCGCAAATCGGTCAAGGTGGTGGTCGCGGGCGGGTTCGGCACCGGCAAGACCACGCTCGTCGGCTCGGTCAGCGAGATCGCGCCGCTGACCACGGAGGAGGTGCTGACCGCACCGAGCGAAGGCGTCGACGACCTGACCGGCATCGAGGACAAGACCAGGACCACGGTCGCGCTCGACTTCGGCCGGATCACGGTCAACTCCGACGTGGTGCTCTACCTCTTCGGCACGCCCGGCCAGGACCGGTTCTGGTTCATCTGGGACGAGCTGGCGGTCGGCGCGATCGGCGCGATCGTGCTGGTCGACACGCGCCGGCTGGACGCGAGCTTCCCGGCGATCGACTACTTCGAGCGGCGGCGCATCCCGTTCGTGGCCGCGGTCAACATGTTCTTCGGCGAGTGCCCGTACACCGAGGACGAGATCCGTGGCGCGCTCAAGCTGAACGCGTCCGTGCCGCTGGTCTGGTGTGACGCCCGCGACCGGCAGTCCAGCAAGCAGGCGCTGATCGCGCTGGTCAAGCACGCGATGACCCGGCTACCGGCGGGAACTTCGGCGGGACGTTGA
- a CDS encoding TetR/AcrR family transcriptional regulator, whose translation MSVEERAPLTRERVLAAAMRVVDAEGIKALTMRRLGAELGVEAMSLYHHLPGKEALLDGLADALIAEIQAEAALRVDAAGWKERLRQTFLAARVVMLRHPWAPGMLGARTTVPARLFAYYDGIVGTMTGGGLSHRLAHRAVHAFGTMALGFTQELFRPEAAGGAADVDAAEADLTAMAAALPHLTAMVAAEAHDAADPVLGWCDGQTEFEFTLALILDGLERGAAGQR comes from the coding sequence ATGAGCGTGGAGGAGCGGGCGCCGCTGACCCGGGAGCGCGTGCTGGCCGCCGCGATGCGGGTGGTGGACGCCGAGGGGATCAAGGCGCTGACCATGCGCCGGCTCGGCGCGGAGCTGGGCGTCGAGGCGATGTCGCTCTACCACCACCTGCCCGGCAAGGAGGCGCTGCTCGACGGGTTGGCCGACGCGTTGATCGCGGAGATCCAGGCCGAGGCCGCGCTGCGGGTCGACGCGGCCGGCTGGAAGGAGCGGCTGCGCCAGACGTTCCTGGCCGCGCGCGTGGTCATGCTGCGCCACCCGTGGGCGCCGGGGATGCTCGGCGCGCGCACGACCGTACCCGCGCGGCTCTTCGCCTATTACGACGGCATCGTCGGGACGATGACCGGCGGGGGACTCTCGCACCGGCTGGCGCACCGGGCCGTGCACGCGTTCGGGACGATGGCGCTCGGCTTCACCCAGGAGCTGTTCCGGCCGGAGGCGGCCGGTGGTGCGGCGGACGTGGACGCGGCCGAGGCGGACCTGACCGCGATGGCGGCGGCGCTGCCGCATCTCACCGCGATGGTGGCGGCGGAGGCGCACGACGCGGCTGATCCGGTCCTCGGATGGTGTGACGGCCAGACTGAGTTCGAATTCACGCTTGCCCTGATCCTGGACGGTCTCGAACGTGGCGCCGCAGGTCAGCGTTAG
- a CDS encoding glycosyltransferase family 39 protein, translated as MALLVVVLGSAARIVRWLADQPLWLDEQMIAINIRDRGFAGLATDLAHDQSAPIGWLWSQRLVHLTLGDSGLALRLVPLLFGVGTLVLAYWAGRRLLGPAGTLVLVTLLAVNGSLMRYSTELKQYSADAFTVLLLLALAVFAFRRPALGSWALSFWGAAAVSGLFSTAAIMATPGIALVVLVVAVRETGWIATVRRHLAGIALWTVSVGAHYVLALRYAIGDDTLAALNARLGFPPEGLVPTARWLLARPVTLAGDPIGVPWWLAVVFWLLALAGAIAAALLPHRSAVEQTAGVGAGSATGESGPSVGMPGAAAGASDEAAGVSGPGAGVSGAAAGASGAGAGVSGAAAGGSDEAAGVSGPAAGASDEAAGASGAGAGVSGVAAGASDEAAGVSGAAAGVSGSGAELSGSGDGVSGSDGRVEGWRRGSRWVLGLVLAAPVVSAFGAAAVHAVPLYGRFAVQLLPPLFLAVAIAADVIAAWLLGAVASRVTPRRSAVAARGLVATAGAVVLAALAVFAVAPAAVAAARPAPLTNGVDDRAAVAALVAAHRPGDLVVVTPSSWPAVEWYAGATTLDPVLLLHTTCMRSGPVLEQVAPDYSRVLVYLGMQAGGTPGEAKVATMLARHGTVTGPEKFGAGALYTLTLGPAGPSPAGAVPLAKNDCLKVIATNG; from the coding sequence ATGGCTCTCCTCGTCGTCGTTCTCGGCTCGGCCGCCCGGATCGTCCGCTGGCTGGCGGACCAACCGTTGTGGCTGGACGAGCAGATGATCGCTATCAACATCCGGGATCGTGGATTCGCGGGTCTCGCCACCGACCTCGCCCACGACCAGAGCGCGCCGATCGGCTGGCTCTGGTCGCAGCGGCTGGTGCACCTCACGCTCGGCGACAGTGGTCTGGCGTTGCGGCTCGTCCCGCTGCTCTTCGGCGTCGGCACGCTGGTGCTGGCCTACTGGGCCGGGCGTCGCCTGCTCGGCCCGGCCGGCACGCTCGTGCTGGTCACGCTGCTCGCGGTGAACGGGTCCCTGATGCGGTACTCGACCGAGCTCAAGCAGTACTCCGCGGACGCGTTCACGGTGCTCCTGCTGCTGGCCCTGGCCGTTTTCGCGTTCCGCCGGCCGGCGCTGGGCTCCTGGGCGCTGAGCTTCTGGGGCGCGGCCGCGGTCAGCGGGCTGTTCAGCACCGCCGCGATCATGGCGACGCCCGGGATCGCGCTGGTCGTGCTGGTGGTCGCGGTGCGCGAGACCGGCTGGATCGCGACCGTGCGGCGGCATCTGGCCGGCATCGCGCTGTGGACGGTGTCGGTCGGCGCGCATTACGTGCTCGCGCTGCGGTACGCGATCGGCGACGACACGCTGGCCGCGCTCAACGCGCGGCTCGGCTTCCCGCCGGAGGGACTGGTGCCGACCGCGCGCTGGCTGCTGGCCCGGCCGGTCACGCTGGCCGGCGACCCGATCGGCGTGCCGTGGTGGCTGGCCGTCGTCTTCTGGCTGCTGGCTCTCGCCGGCGCGATCGCCGCAGCTCTCCTTCCGCACCGGTCCGCCGTCGAGCAGACCGCCGGCGTCGGCGCCGGGTCGGCCACCGGCGAGTCTGGCCCGTCGGTCGGCATGCCCGGTGCGGCTGCGGGCGCGTCCGATGAGGCTGCGGGCGTGTCTGGTCCGGGTGCTGGTGTGTCCGGTGCGGCTGCGGGCGCGTCCGGTGCGGGTGCTGGTGTGTCCGGTGCGGCTGCGGGCGGGTCCGATGAGGCTGCGGGCGTGTCTGGTCCGGCTGCGGGCGCGTCCGATGAGGCTGCGGGCGCGTCCGGTGCGGGTGCTGGTGTGTCCGGTGTGGCTGCGGGCGCGTCCGATGAGGCCGCGGGTGTGTCCGGTGCGGCTGCGGGCGTGTCTGGATCGGGTGCGGAGCTGTCCGGGTCCGGTGATGGGGTGTCCGGATCGGACGGTCGCGTGGAGGGGTGGCGGCGCGGGTCGCGGTGGGTGCTGGGGCTGGTGCTGGCGGCGCCGGTGGTGAGCGCGTTCGGTGCGGCGGCCGTGCATGCGGTGCCGCTCTACGGGCGGTTCGCGGTGCAGCTGCTGCCGCCGCTGTTCCTCGCGGTCGCGATCGCCGCCGACGTGATCGCGGCGTGGCTGCTGGGCGCGGTCGCCTCCCGTGTCACCCCGCGCCGGTCGGCCGTCGCGGCTCGCGGGCTCGTCGCCACCGCCGGAGCGGTCGTGCTCGCCGCGCTCGCGGTCTTCGCCGTCGCACCGGCCGCGGTCGCGGCGGCCCGGCCGGCCCCGCTCACCAACGGTGTCGACGACCGTGCCGCGGTCGCCGCGCTCGTCGCCGCGCATCGGCCCGGCGACCTCGTCGTGGTCACGCCGTCGTCGTGGCCGGCGGTCGAGTGGTACGCGGGAGCGACCACGCTCGACCCGGTCCTGCTGCTGCACACCACGTGCATGCGCTCCGGACCGGTCCTGGAACAGGTCGCGCCCGACTACTCGCGGGTGCTGGTCTACCTCGGGATGCAGGCCGGTGGCACGCCGGGCGAGGCGAAGGTGGCCACCATGCTCGCCCGGCACGGCACCGTCACCGGGCCGGAGAAGTTCGGCGCGGGCGCGCTCTACACGCTCACGCTCGGCCCGGCGGGCCCGAGCCCGGCCGGCGCGGTCCCGCTGGCCAAGAACGACTGCCTGAAGGTCATCGCCACGAACGGCTGA
- a CDS encoding roadblock/LC7 domain-containing protein produces MDPTSQNDLTWMLDELVTVPDVHHAVVLSADGLIIQKSTALPQDAAELLAAGASSLHSVAAGTGRRFESGPVGQVIVEYQGHTLFVAAAGPHARLAVLCGQDVDMGTVAYEMGRLVTRIGQYLGTTLRVPQGAA; encoded by the coding sequence ATGGACCCGACATCGCAGAACGATCTCACCTGGATGCTCGACGAGCTGGTGACGGTCCCCGACGTGCATCACGCGGTGGTCCTGAGCGCGGACGGCCTGATCATCCAGAAGTCCACGGCGCTGCCGCAGGACGCCGCGGAGCTGCTCGCGGCCGGCGCGTCCTCGCTGCACAGCGTGGCGGCCGGGACCGGCCGGCGGTTCGAGAGCGGGCCGGTCGGTCAGGTGATCGTGGAGTACCAGGGGCACACGCTCTTCGTCGCGGCGGCCGGTCCGCACGCGCGGCTCGCGGTGCTCTGCGGCCAGGACGTGGACATGGGCACGGTCGCCTACGAGATGGGCCGCCTGGTCACCCGCATCGGCCAGTACCTCGGGACCACGCTGCGAGTGCCGCAGGGAGCCGCCTAA
- a CDS encoding DUF4386 domain-containing protein yields MRATARLTGLFYLALAVAGGLGFLTVRPLLFADGDPAGTLARLTADPGLARTGIALELLVVLSQALCAVWFFRLFRDTDAFAAGCIAAFGLINGVAVMGSAAALGTAHQIAAEPFGDAAALVQACYLLAGNLWTAGSIFFGLWLIPMGVCVLRSGRMPTPLGWILIAGGPLYVLSAFTPYLLAGAPLVTDLLAVPASLGEFWMILYLLFRGVRPSTTGRDVPAT; encoded by the coding sequence ATGCGCGCCACCGCCCGTCTCACCGGCCTCTTCTACCTCGCCCTCGCCGTCGCCGGCGGCCTCGGCTTCCTCACCGTCCGACCGCTACTGTTCGCCGACGGCGACCCCGCCGGCACGCTCGCCCGGCTCACCGCGGACCCGGGCCTGGCCCGCACCGGCATCGCGCTGGAGCTCCTGGTCGTACTCTCCCAGGCGCTCTGTGCGGTCTGGTTCTTCCGGCTCTTCCGGGACACCGACGCGTTCGCGGCCGGCTGCATCGCCGCGTTCGGCCTGATCAACGGCGTCGCGGTGATGGGCAGCGCGGCCGCGCTCGGCACCGCCCACCAGATCGCCGCGGAGCCGTTCGGCGACGCCGCCGCGCTTGTGCAGGCGTGCTACCTGCTGGCCGGCAACCTGTGGACGGCCGGCTCGATCTTCTTCGGGCTGTGGCTGATCCCGATGGGCGTCTGCGTGCTGCGCTCCGGCCGGATGCCCACGCCGCTCGGCTGGATCCTGATCGCGGGCGGGCCGCTCTACGTGCTGAGCGCGTTCACGCCCTACCTGCTGGCCGGCGCGCCGCTGGTCACCGACCTGCTCGCCGTCCCAGCCTCACTCGGCGAGTTCTGGATGATCCTCTACCTGCTGTTCCGCGGCGTGCGCCCCTCCACCACCGGCCGAGACGTCCCCGCCACCTGA
- a CDS encoding VOC family protein translates to MTDTMLLAAGDVPEGGAVLNPFVIVDGAAGLIEFVCAVFGVEEAVEARTPMPDGKLIHAQVRLGTVDLMVADRLDGWPARAGLLQVWVRDAGAVLERAGARGATTVTEPVPFYGQTTLARMLDPWGNLWWLWSPAPGQPDPVPAWEGGDDVVFATIDAALRGLAS, encoded by the coding sequence ATGACCGACACCATGCTGCTGGCGGCGGGGGATGTGCCTGAGGGCGGCGCCGTGCTGAATCCGTTCGTGATCGTCGACGGCGCGGCGGGGTTGATCGAGTTCGTGTGTGCGGTGTTCGGGGTGGAGGAGGCCGTGGAGGCGCGGACGCCGATGCCGGACGGGAAGCTGATCCATGCGCAGGTGCGGCTGGGGACGGTCGATCTGATGGTCGCCGACCGGCTCGACGGGTGGCCGGCGCGGGCCGGGCTGCTGCAGGTGTGGGTGCGGGACGCGGGTGCGGTGTTGGAGCGGGCGGGCGCGCGTGGTGCGACCACGGTGACCGAGCCGGTGCCGTTCTACGGACAGACGACGCTGGCACGGATGCTCGATCCGTGGGGGAACCTGTGGTGGCTGTGGTCGCCGGCGCCCGGGCAGCCGGATCCGGTGCCGGCGTGGGAGGGTGGCGACGACGTCGTGTTCGCCACGATCGACGCGGCGCTGCGCGGGCTCGCGTCCTGA
- a CDS encoding DUF742 domain-containing protein, with protein MPDETWYGDDGEPGGRLVPLYMLVNGRTSPRNTSLNLATQVTALPVDTSALEPEYREIIACCNGWISVAELAAYLNKQLTVVKLLVDVLLERGFLALGDPAERTVADYRLLETILDRLQRL; from the coding sequence ATGCCGGACGAGACCTGGTACGGAGACGACGGCGAGCCCGGCGGTCGCCTGGTCCCGCTCTACATGCTGGTCAACGGGCGCACCTCGCCGCGCAACACCAGCCTCAACCTCGCCACCCAGGTGACCGCGCTGCCGGTGGACACCTCGGCGCTGGAGCCCGAGTACCGCGAGATCATCGCCTGCTGCAACGGCTGGATCTCCGTCGCCGAGCTCGCCGCCTACCTCAACAAGCAGCTCACCGTGGTGAAGCTGCTGGTGGATGTGCTTCTGGAGCGTGGCTTCCTGGCGCTGGGCGACCCCGCCGAGCGCACCGTGGCCGACTACCGGCTCCTGGAAACCATTCTCGATCGACTCCAGCGCCTCTAG
- a CDS encoding sensor histidine kinase has product MTKRPDPRAAQAKGGRQQSISRRVIRLVLIPSVVALILALIVAGYLVFNGYYTRAVATSVREVSIPAATGLANVQRERRLSIDFAARPGAAAQELQEQRVRTDAALAAMRESAESALAAAPDSITTRWDDLVARLDQLPQQRSAIDYKATSRDKVAEYYDGILDSATALFDEQARVVPSKDGALGGNTATEAFRVSDLMSRSASVIVSAYGAKSLTPEEHRAFAGLVGAYHGELDEVSEALEPAAGEQYEALLKSDAWSRLIAAENELIAAGPWGSTVPAGLNVDAAAWEASSVAISDALLELSITQADAVSQRALDAANTTLLTALLVSLAAIGVAVAAIVWAVRQSRILVDRALSVRLEQLGADAATMVDKRLPEMMDRLRRREKVDTRVELASRDYGQDEIGRLADVLNRSLNVAVGAAVDEAATRAAGTAMLMGVARRPQRPLQRGLRTIEELQNKLGDEDVLAELFDVNHQLAQTRRFLENLVILAGGQIGRRFHKPVPLRRVLLGAIAETQKYRRVTLRNTPELSLAAGAVAGTTHLLAELLDNALTFSPPESEVFISCGQASHGVVIEIEDAGVGMPHDALEKANALLADAPTPDVTALRDGAQVGLWVVAELAKRGGIQVSLRTSAYGGLMAIVLLPTRLVLTAPDAATTPPSTRERMTPPAAVPPAVPRRAPEAPAPQTPATTAAPVAVAEPPMDDSYPTAEMPAIKDGIPAVGGQTIAPTHAPPAPRPASRPPLPVRRPQEHLAQQLRDEPPGPAPEPQAPETTRSPEQARSRLSQYQRGWKAGRAADEGDGSRTDGDRKA; this is encoded by the coding sequence GTGACGAAGCGACCCGATCCCCGCGCTGCGCAGGCGAAGGGCGGACGACAGCAGTCGATCAGCCGGCGGGTCATCCGGCTCGTTCTCATTCCCAGCGTGGTGGCGCTGATCCTGGCGCTGATCGTCGCCGGATACCTGGTCTTCAATGGGTACTACACCCGGGCGGTCGCGACCAGCGTGCGCGAGGTGTCCATCCCGGCGGCCACCGGTCTGGCGAACGTGCAGCGGGAACGCCGCCTGAGCATCGACTTCGCGGCCCGCCCCGGCGCCGCCGCGCAGGAGCTGCAGGAGCAGCGGGTGCGCACCGACGCCGCGCTCGCGGCGATGCGGGAGAGCGCCGAGAGTGCGCTGGCCGCCGCGCCGGACTCGATCACCACCCGGTGGGACGATCTGGTGGCGCGGCTGGACCAGCTGCCGCAGCAGCGCAGCGCGATCGACTACAAGGCCACCTCGCGGGACAAGGTCGCGGAGTACTACGACGGCATTCTGGACTCGGCGACCGCGCTCTTCGACGAGCAGGCCCGGGTGGTGCCGTCCAAGGACGGCGCGCTCGGCGGCAACACCGCGACCGAGGCGTTCCGGGTCTCCGACCTGATGTCCCGATCCGCGTCGGTCATCGTCAGCGCGTACGGTGCCAAGTCGCTCACGCCGGAGGAGCACCGCGCGTTCGCCGGCCTGGTCGGGGCGTACCACGGTGAGCTGGACGAGGTCTCCGAGGCGCTGGAGCCGGCCGCCGGCGAGCAGTACGAGGCGCTGCTGAAGAGCGACGCCTGGTCCCGCCTGATCGCCGCGGAGAACGAGCTGATCGCGGCCGGTCCGTGGGGCAGCACCGTGCCGGCCGGGCTGAACGTCGACGCGGCCGCGTGGGAGGCGTCCAGCGTCGCGATCTCCGACGCGCTGCTGGAGCTGTCGATCACCCAGGCCGACGCGGTCTCCCAGCGCGCGCTCGACGCCGCGAACACCACGCTGCTCACCGCGCTGCTGGTCAGCCTGGCGGCGATCGGAGTCGCGGTGGCCGCGATCGTCTGGGCCGTCCGCCAGTCCCGGATCCTGGTCGACCGCGCGCTCTCGGTGCGCCTGGAGCAGCTCGGTGCGGACGCGGCCACGATGGTGGACAAGCGGCTGCCGGAGATGATGGACCGGCTGCGCCGCCGGGAGAAGGTCGACACCCGCGTCGAGCTGGCCTCCCGCGACTACGGCCAGGACGAGATCGGCCGGCTCGCGGACGTGCTCAACCGCTCGCTGAACGTCGCGGTCGGCGCGGCCGTCGACGAGGCCGCGACCCGCGCCGCCGGTACCGCGATGTTGATGGGCGTCGCCCGCCGCCCGCAGCGCCCGCTGCAGCGCGGCCTGCGCACCATCGAGGAGCTGCAGAACAAGCTCGGCGACGAGGACGTGCTGGCGGAGCTGTTCGACGTCAACCACCAGCTCGCGCAGACCCGCCGCTTCCTGGAGAACCTGGTCATCCTGGCCGGTGGGCAGATCGGCCGCCGCTTCCACAAGCCGGTGCCACTGCGCCGCGTGCTGCTCGGCGCGATCGCGGAGACCCAGAAATATCGCCGGGTCACGCTGCGGAACACGCCGGAGCTGTCGCTCGCCGCGGGCGCGGTCGCCGGCACCACGCACCTGCTGGCCGAGCTGCTGGACAACGCGCTGACGTTCTCGCCGCCGGAGTCGGAGGTCTTCATCAGCTGCGGCCAGGCCAGCCACGGCGTGGTCATCGAGATCGAGGACGCCGGCGTCGGCATGCCGCACGACGCGCTGGAGAAGGCGAACGCGCTGCTCGCGGACGCGCCGACGCCGGACGTGACCGCGCTGCGGGACGGCGCGCAGGTCGGCCTCTGGGTCGTCGCGGAGCTGGCCAAGCGCGGTGGCATCCAGGTGTCGCTGCGGACCAGCGCGTACGGCGGCCTGATGGCGATCGTGCTGCTGCCCACCCGGCTCGTCCTGACCGCGCCGGACGCGGCCACGACGCCGCCGAGCACGCGGGAGCGGATGACCCCGCCGGCGGCCGTTCCCCCGGCCGTCCCGCGGCGCGCTCCCGAGGCGCCGGCGCCACAGACCCCCGCGACCACGGCCGCCCCGGTGGCCGTGGCGGAACCGCCGATGGACGACTCGTACCCCACCGCCGAGATGCCGGCGATCAAGGACGGGATCCCCGCCGTAGGAGGTCAGACGATCGCACCCACCCACGCGCCGCCGGCACCCCGGCCCGCGTCCCGCCCGCCGCTGCCGGTCCGCCGCCCGCAGGAGCACCTCGCGCAGCAGCTGCGTGACGAGCCCCCGGGCCCCGCGCCCGAGCCGCAGGCACCGGAAACCACCCGCTCGCCGGAGCAGGCCCGCTCCCGCCTCTCGCAGTACCAGCGAGGCTGGAAGGCCGGCCGCGCCGCCGACGAGGGGGACGGATCTCGTACCGACGGAGACAGGAAAGCCTGA